A stretch of Cucumis sativus cultivar 9930 chromosome 2, Cucumber_9930_V3, whole genome shotgun sequence DNA encodes these proteins:
- the LOC101208458 gene encoding CBL-interacting serine/threonine-protein kinase 6, with protein MADKGRDGGHSSLLDGKYELGRLLGHGTFAKVYHARNLRTGKSVAMKVVGKEKIIKVGMMEQIKREISVMKMVKHPNIVELHEVMASKSKIYFAMEFVRGGELFSKIAKGRLREDVARVYFQQLISAIDFCHSRGVYHRDLKPENLLLDEDGNLKVTDFGLTAFSEHLKQDGLLHTTCGTPAYVAPEVIGKHGYDGAKADLWSCGVILYVLLAGFLPFQDDNMVAMYRKIYRGDFKCPSWFSPEARRLITKLLDPNPVTRAGITKITSSSWFKKSVPKSLITKDEQEQTEENFTKSKPPAETLNAFHIISLSEGFDLSPLFEEKKREEKEEMRFATSSTASSVISKLEEVGKAVKFDVKKSETWVRLQGQEMGRKGKLTIAADIFAMTPSFVVVEVKKDNGDTLEYNQFCRKELRPALKDIVWTSPTGNSTPA; from the coding sequence ATGGCGGATAAAGGCAGAGACGGCGGTCATTCAAGTTTACTCGACGGGAAGTACGAATTAGGCCGTCTTCTAGGACATGGTACCTTCGCTAAGGTTTATCATGCTCGGAATTTGAGGACGGGGAAGAGTGTTGCGATGAAAGTGGTTGGGAAGGAGAAGATAATCAAAGTCGGTATGATGGAGCAGATCAAGAGAGAAATCTCTGTGATGAAAATGGTGAAGCATCCGAATATTGTGGAGCTTCATGAGGTAATGGCGAGTAAATCGAAGATCTATTTCGCTATGGAGTTTGTTAGAGGCGGTGAACTGTTCTCCAAAATCGCGAAAGGTCGGCTACGAGAGGATGTAGCTAGAGTTTACTTTCAACAATTAATCTCTGCAATCGATTTCTGCCATAGCCGTGGAGTTTACCACCGTGATCTAAAACCGGAAAATCTCCTTCTCGATGAAGACGGTAACCTTAAGGTAACCGATTTCGGCCTCACCGCTTTCTCCGAGCACTTGAAGCAAGACGGATTGTTGCATACAACGTGCGGCACTCCGGCGTACGTCGCACCAGAGGTAATCGGAAAACATGGATACGACGGCGCCAAGGCCGACCTGTGGTCATGTGGAGTCATCCTGTACGTTCTTCTCGCCGGATTCCTTCCATTCCAAGACGACAACATGGTGGCCATGTACAGGAAGATTTACAGAGGCGACTTCAAATGTCCGTCGTGGTTCTCCCCTGAAGCCCGTCGGCTCATCACGAAGCTGCTAGATCCAAATCCCGTGACCAGAGCCGGTATCACGAAGATTACATCCTCGTCTTGGTTCAAGAAATCAGTACCAAAAAGTCTGATTACGAAGGATGAACAAGAACAAACAGAGGAGAATTTCACAAAATCAAAGCCACCGGCGGAAACATTAAACGCGTTCCACATAATATCTCTATCGGAAGGGTTTGATCTATCGCCATTgtttgaagagaagaaaagggagGAGAAAGAGGAGATGAGATTCGCAACATCGTCGACGGCGAGCAGTGTAATATCTAAGCTTGAGGAAGTGGGGAAGGCGGTGAAGTTCGATGTGAAGAAGAGCGAAACATGGGTTAGATTGCAGGGGCAGGAGAtggggagaaaagggaaacTGACAATTGCGGCGGACATCTTTGCTATGACGCCGTCGTTTGTGGTGGTGGAGGTGAAGAAGGATAACGGAGATACATTGGAGTATAATCAGTTCTGTAGGAAGGAGCTCCGGCCGGCATTGAAGGACATTGTTTGGACTTCTCCGACGGGGAATTCAACGCCAGCTTGA